A window from Pseudomonas sp. MRSN 12121 encodes these proteins:
- a CDS encoding spore coat U domain-containing protein — protein sequence MIITNRALVALGCLLVLAGNAQAAISGQIHARLTIIAGCEVTNGATASPQSPASDFGLLDFGQQGPTWNNPLSANISGAGKGRLEVACNPSVTGFTVTIDGGLNGDGTTRRLSNGRQTIAYRLFLDASGSDSYSIGQQHNFAVTSAAQIPIPVFGSVVANTSALPAGVYTDTLTVTLDW from the coding sequence ATGATAATCACGAACCGGGCGCTGGTGGCCCTGGGCTGCTTGCTGGTGTTGGCGGGCAATGCGCAGGCGGCGATCAGCGGCCAGATCCATGCCCGGCTGACCATCATCGCCGGCTGCGAGGTGACCAACGGCGCGACGGCTTCGCCCCAGAGCCCGGCCAGCGACTTCGGCCTGCTGGATTTCGGCCAGCAGGGGCCAACCTGGAACAATCCCCTGAGCGCCAATATCAGCGGTGCCGGCAAGGGTCGCCTGGAAGTCGCCTGCAACCCTTCGGTGACCGGTTTCACCGTGACCATCGACGGCGGCCTCAATGGCGACGGCACGACACGACGCCTGAGCAACGGTCGCCAGACCATCGCCTATCGGCTGTTCCTCGATGCGTCCGGCAGCGATAGCTACAGCATCGGCCAACAACACAATTTCGCCGTTACCAGCGCAGCCCAGATACCGATCCCGGTATTCGGCTCGGTGGTCGCGAATACCAGCGCGCTGCCGGCAGGGGTCTACACCGACACCCTGACGGTCACGCTGGATTGGTAA
- a CDS encoding spore coat U domain-containing protein, with product MARHACAALVLLGAGSLPLPLAAVTSQSFQVSATVVAGCLVVGGVSNYGNLNFGSQSALSTSTLQVALTAGVQLQCTPGVTLNMSVDGGQYNSSGRHMQLNGGSARVAYQLFRDAAFSQSLGIGQSVAVAYSDANNISLPIYGQVQLPGNQPGGTYSDVLQVQLSW from the coding sequence ATGGCCCGGCATGCCTGCGCGGCGCTGGTGCTGCTGGGGGCCGGCAGCCTGCCGCTGCCGTTGGCGGCGGTGACCAGCCAGAGCTTCCAGGTCAGCGCCACGGTGGTCGCCGGGTGCCTGGTGGTGGGCGGGGTGAGCAATTACGGCAACCTGAATTTCGGCAGCCAGTCGGCGTTGTCCACCAGCACGCTGCAGGTCGCGCTCACGGCGGGCGTGCAGCTGCAATGCACGCCGGGGGTGACGCTGAACATGAGCGTCGACGGTGGCCAGTACAACAGCAGCGGGCGGCACATGCAGCTCAATGGCGGTAGCGCGCGAGTGGCCTACCAGCTGTTTCGCGATGCGGCGTTCAGCCAGAGCCTGGGCATTGGCCAGAGCGTGGCGGTGGCCTACAGCGACGCGAACAACATCAGCCTGCCGATCTATGGCCAGGTGCAGTTGCCAGGCAACCAGCCTGGGGGGACGTACAGCGACGTGCTGCAAGTGCAGCTGTCGTGGTGA
- a CDS encoding spore coat U domain-containing protein — protein MHALVSRIALSLLGLALAASAQAATTVTGQITSSLILTSSCQVNGVGGSSGLNFGTLNFGTTDSLFTQASAQVLGGGGGALSILCSSGTSPTVKVRAGAHDGQSAGGGRALADGSGNFVPYDLYTDSGHSQLLAIDGVINLSASTGVAQTVNIYGKAVGKAGLPAGTYTDTVAVELTF, from the coding sequence ATGCACGCGCTTGTCTCCCGGATCGCCCTGTCACTGCTTGGCCTGGCCCTGGCCGCCAGTGCGCAGGCCGCCACGACGGTCACCGGACAGATCACTTCCAGCCTGATTCTCACCAGCAGCTGCCAGGTCAACGGCGTGGGCGGCAGCAGTGGCCTGAACTTCGGTACGCTGAACTTCGGCACCACCGACAGCCTGTTCACCCAGGCCTCGGCGCAGGTGCTCGGTGGCGGCGGCGGGGCGTTGTCGATCCTCTGTTCCAGCGGCACCAGCCCGACGGTGAAAGTACGTGCGGGCGCCCATGACGGCCAGTCCGCCGGCGGGGGCCGGGCCCTGGCCGACGGCAGCGGCAACTTCGTGCCCTACGACCTGTACACCGACTCCGGCCATTCGCAGCTCCTGGCCATCGACGGGGTCATCAACCTGTCCGCCAGCACCGGCGTGGCGCAGACCGTGAATATCTACGGCAAGGCGGTGGGCAAGGCTGGCCTGCCGGCGGGGACCTACACCGACACCGTTGCCGTCGAGCTGACGTTCTGA
- a CDS encoding molecular chaperone has protein sequence MYSTFRRLQGVCGAVSTLALLWVAQAGAASSVLIWPIDPVLEADQQASALWLENRGTETANLQVRVFAWSQSGFEDQYQNQRDVIGSPPVAKIAPGQKQLVRLTRTRDIPPGQELAYRIIIDEIPSAQPATAEGDGKTAAAIRFQMRYSVPLFAYGAGLWSKEDSTRQRDPKSAGVPQLSWRKVAVDGRNYVEVRNQGAVHARLTDVAFKQAGQTRPVVEGLLGYVLPGASMRWPLPAAPTADAALQVRINGAPQVQDIAPAR, from the coding sequence ATGTATTCGACGTTCCGGCGGTTGCAGGGGGTGTGTGGTGCCGTGTCGACCCTGGCGTTGCTGTGGGTGGCCCAGGCCGGCGCTGCCAGTTCGGTGCTGATCTGGCCGATCGACCCGGTGCTGGAGGCCGACCAGCAGGCCAGCGCGCTGTGGCTGGAAAACCGCGGCACGGAAACCGCCAACCTGCAGGTGCGGGTGTTCGCCTGGAGCCAGAGCGGCTTCGAAGACCAGTACCAGAACCAGCGCGATGTGATCGGCAGCCCGCCGGTGGCGAAGATCGCCCCGGGGCAGAAGCAACTGGTACGCCTGACCCGCACCCGCGACATTCCCCCGGGCCAGGAACTGGCCTACCGGATCATCATCGATGAAATCCCCTCGGCGCAGCCGGCAACCGCCGAGGGCGATGGCAAGACGGCCGCGGCGATCCGTTTCCAGATGCGTTACTCGGTGCCGCTGTTCGCCTATGGCGCCGGGCTCTGGAGCAAGGAGGACAGCACCCGCCAGCGCGACCCGAAAAGCGCCGGCGTGCCCCAGCTGAGCTGGCGCAAGGTGGCGGTGGACGGGCGCAACTATGTCGAGGTGCGCAACCAGGGCGCGGTGCATGCGCGCCTGACCGACGTGGCGTTCAAGCAGGCCGGGCAGACCCGGCCCGTGGTGGAAGGCCTGCTCGGCTATGTGTTGCCCGGGGCGAGCATGCGCTGGCCGTTGCCCGCCGCGCCGACGGCAGATGCGGCGCTGCAGGTGCGGATCAATGGCGCGCCGCAGGTGCAGGACATTGCGCCGGCCCGCTGA